In Actinoplanes lobatus, the DNA window GCAGCAGCACGCCGCCACCGAGCACCAGGAACGGCAGCAGGAACAGCACCACGGCGGACAGGACGCCACCGACCGACGGGCCGGAGTAGCGCCACTCGGTGACCACCTGGTCCACCGCCTGGAGGACGAACGAGATCATCAGGACGACGGCGGACAGCACCGCGATCCGGCCGCGCACCCGGCGGCCGGCGGTCCACGCCGCGGCGGCCAGCGCCAGGGCCGGCAGCCCGTAGTAGGCCAGGTCCCAGAACAGTTCGAAGAGCCGCGGGTCGAACCACGGGCGTTCCTGGGCGCGGGACCGGGCGAGCGCCTCGGTAGCCGCCGCGACCACCGTCCCGGCGGCGACGAGGGCCAGACCACGGCCGCTCAGAACGGCCCGGACCGGGCGGTCGGAGAACGCGAACAGGCCGGTCACCACGATCGCCAGGCCGAACTGCCAGAGCAGGAACATCGCGAACACCGGCCCGATCGCGGTCCACAACAGCATCGCGCCGGCCTGCACCAGCACGCCGGCGGCCGCGAGCGCCACCGTCGCCCGCCGCAGGCCCAGCACCGCCGCGGTGACGACCAGCAGCCAGATCGTCGTGCGCGCCGCCGGGTCGGCCAGCATCAGGCCGTCGACGCCGAGGGCGCGCATCGGGTCGCCCCGGCCCCACAGCATCAGGCCGGCCGCCAGCCGGCTGACCGCGCCACCGGCCAGCACCAGCGCGACGAACAGGCCGGTGACCGCGGCGGCGGGGCGCCACCCCGTACCCCTCTGGGTGTGGAAGGAGTGACCCAGCCGGGCGGTGAGGCCCGCGCGCAGCAGGTCCAGCGCGTCGGCCGGGGAGGGGAAGCGGCGGCCGGGCTCGGCGCCGGACATCAGCACGCCGACCATCTCCTCCTCGTAGGCGGCCCGGTGGCCGGACGGATAGACCCGCAGCAGGCGGCGGTAGCGGACTTCCAGGGTGGTCACGCGGGTGCCCCTCCGATCTCGGCGCGGCGGGCGCGCAAACGGCGCTCGGCGATTGTCGCCTGGCTGCGCAGGCGGGCGGTCTCGGCGGCCAGGCTCTTCGCCCCGGCCGCGGTGAGCCGGTAGTAGCGCCGCAGCCGGGACTGCACGACCTCTTCCCGGTCGACCTCGATCAGGCCCTCGGCGCGCAGCCGGTCGAGGGCGGCGTAGAGCGTGCCGGCGCGCAGCCGGACCCGCCCGTCGGTGATGGTGGCCACGTCCTCGATCACGGCGTAACCGTGCCGGGGCTCCTCGGCCAGGGCGGTGAGCACGAGGAACGTCGGCTCCCGCATCGGGCTCTCACTCATGCCGGAAGCATATACCGATGACAGGTATATACGGGGGGCGGTTCACAGGCCACTTCCCGGGTAACTCTCAGCAACCGGCTGCACTGTGTAGAGGGTTCCCCACGCTCAACTCATGGAGGCGCGCACATGGCCGACGGTGATCTCGGCAATCTCGGCGGACTGACCGGCTGGGTCGCCTCGGTGATCGAGTCGCTCGGCGAGGTCGGGGTCGGCCTGCTGGTCGCCCTGGAGAACCTGATCCCACCGATCCCCAGCGAGATCGTCCTGTCGATGGCCGGGTACCTGGCCGGTGAGGGCCGGGTGAATCCGCTCCTGGTCTGGGTCACCGCGACGCTGGGCGCGCTGCTCGGGGCGGTGGCGCTCTACTGGCTGGGCCGTGGGCTCGGCGAGGAGCGGCTGAAGCACTGGCTGGACCGGATCCCGCTGGTCGACCCGGACGACCTGAACCGGGCGGACCGCTGGTTCGAGCGGCATGAGCGGGCCACCGTGCTGTTCGGCCGGTGCGCCCCGGTGGTGCGCAGTCTGGTCTCCATCCCGGCCGGCGCGAACCGCATGCCGATGGGCTGGTTCATCCTCTGCACCGTGATCGGCAGCGGAATGTGGAACGCGCTGTTCATCGGCGCCGGGTACGCGCTCGGCTCCCGCTGGCGGGACGTGGAGAGGTACAGCCACTGGTTCGACTACGTGATCTGGGCGTTCTTCGCCGTCGCGATCGCGTCCTGGGTGGTGAAGAAGGCGCGCAGGCGGCGGCAGCGCGCCGCCGCCCGCACGTGAGAGCTCCCGCTACTTCCGGAACTGGATCCAGTTCACGTTCACGAAGTCGGCCGGCTGACCACTGGTGAAGG includes these proteins:
- a CDS encoding PadR family transcriptional regulator, coding for MSESPMREPTFLVLTALAEEPRHGYAVIEDVATITDGRVRLRAGTLYAALDRLRAEGLIEVDREEVVQSRLRRYYRLTAAGAKSLAAETARLRSQATIAERRLRARRAEIGGAPA
- a CDS encoding DedA family protein, translated to MADGDLGNLGGLTGWVASVIESLGEVGVGLLVALENLIPPIPSEIVLSMAGYLAGEGRVNPLLVWVTATLGALLGAVALYWLGRGLGEERLKHWLDRIPLVDPDDLNRADRWFERHERATVLFGRCAPVVRSLVSIPAGANRMPMGWFILCTVIGSGMWNALFIGAGYALGSRWRDVERYSHWFDYVIWAFFAVAIASWVVKKARRRRQRAAART